A window of the Egibacter rhizosphaerae genome harbors these coding sequences:
- the recF gene encoding DNA replication/repair protein RecF (All proteins in this family for which functions are known are DNA-binding proteins that assist the filamentation of RecA onto DNA for the initiation of recombination or recombinational repair.), translating into MARLSWLHLSDFRNYEQAEASFEQGPSVLVGPNAQGKTNLLEAVHYLATGGSHRVSNDGPLVREGASAAVIRARVVGDDARERTVELELRPRGRNRVQVDGQGQPRVRDAVGVVRAVLFAPEDLSFVRGDPSDRRRFLDDLLAQRRPAYLAARQDFERSLRQRNALLKDSRRRGAGLDPSFDAWTDALARSASALLAARIAVVHALARPTAEAYRALVAPDDPADDAPVDAASEITLEYELSTGRRITGVPEAGVPDPSELADELAQGLAARVEEERERGTTLAGPHRDELRLAVGDLPAKGYASHGEAWSLALALRLASHEVLREIGDEPVVLLDDVFAELDALRRARLAARCHTFGQVLITAAVDEDVPVSGPRFRVRGGTVQAPDGAAAPSTVNREAG; encoded by the coding sequence GTGGCGCGGCTTTCCTGGCTGCATCTCTCCGACTTCCGCAACTACGAGCAGGCGGAGGCTTCCTTCGAGCAGGGGCCGTCCGTGCTCGTCGGCCCGAACGCCCAGGGCAAGACGAACCTCCTCGAGGCGGTCCATTACCTGGCCACGGGCGGAAGCCACCGGGTGAGCAACGACGGGCCGCTGGTTCGGGAAGGCGCTTCCGCGGCCGTGATCCGCGCGCGCGTGGTCGGCGACGATGCGAGGGAGCGAACCGTCGAGCTCGAGCTGCGGCCACGGGGCCGCAATCGGGTCCAGGTCGACGGTCAGGGCCAACCCCGGGTGCGCGACGCGGTCGGGGTCGTCCGAGCGGTGTTGTTCGCTCCCGAGGACCTCTCGTTCGTGCGAGGGGACCCTTCCGACCGTCGGCGCTTCTTGGACGACCTGCTCGCTCAACGGCGTCCCGCGTACCTCGCGGCTCGCCAGGACTTCGAGCGCTCCCTGCGGCAGCGCAACGCACTCCTCAAGGACAGCCGCCGCCGCGGTGCGGGGCTGGACCCCTCGTTCGATGCGTGGACGGACGCGCTCGCCCGATCCGCCTCCGCGCTCCTCGCTGCGCGCATCGCGGTGGTGCACGCGCTCGCCCGCCCGACCGCCGAGGCCTATCGCGCCCTGGTCGCTCCCGACGACCCGGCCGACGATGCCCCGGTGGACGCGGCGAGTGAGATCACGCTCGAGTACGAGCTGTCCACGGGTCGGCGAATCACGGGGGTCCCCGAGGCGGGTGTCCCCGATCCCAGCGAGCTCGCGGACGAGCTCGCCCAGGGACTCGCAGCTCGCGTCGAGGAGGAACGGGAGCGAGGCACGACCCTGGCTGGCCCCCACCGGGACGAGTTGCGCCTCGCGGTCGGGGACCTCCCGGCGAAGGGCTACGCGAGTCACGGGGAGGCGTGGTCCCTCGCTCTCGCACTCCGGCTCGCGAGCCACGAGGTGCTCCGCGAGATCGGTGATGAGCCGGTGGTGCTCCTCGACGACGTGTTCGCCGAACTCGACGCGTTACGGCGCGCGCGGCTGGCAGCCCGCTGCCACACCTTCGGCCAGGTGCTCATCACCGCTGCCGTGGACGAGGACGTGCCCGTCTCGGGGCCGAGGTTCCGGGTCCGGGGTGGCACGGTGCAGGCTCCCGACGGCGCCGCCGCTCCCTCGACGGTGAACCGGGAGGCCGGGTGA
- the gyrB gene encoding DNA topoisomerase (ATP-hydrolyzing) subunit B, whose protein sequence is MSASEYGASDITVLEGLEAVRLRPGMYIGSTGSRGLHHLIYEVVDNSVDEAMAGRCSRIEIRLLADGGARVSDDGRGIPVEEHSQGRSALEVVLTVLHAGGKFDNKSYAVSGGLHGVGVSVVNALSSELLAEVYRDDRAYRQTYRQGLPAGPIEDMGPTPAREDGVTLTGTTITFWPDPEIFESTEFHWDTITTRFRETAFLTAGLEIHIVDERPREPDPDGTTGELEAGESVPEPRELTYRYDGGLRDFVAHLNASREALHPEIVHFSNAEESERGPQEVEIALQWNTSYNDSIHTFANTINTQEGGTHEEGFKKALTSVVNRQARDLGIIGNKGKEKDLTLTGEDIREGLTAIISVKLSDPQFEGQTKTKLGNTEVRSFVERTSHERLRDWFAEHPNEARAIVNKAVQGARARLAARQARELTRRRGFLDSAGLPGKLADCQLSDPEATELFVVEGDSAGGSSKMARDRATQAILPIRGKILNVEKARLGKILENKEIQALITAIGTGIGEDFDLAKARYHKIVMLMDADVDGAHIRTLVLTFLFRHMRELIDAGYVYIAQPPLYQIQPKGAKSKDKVRYAFSDAERDRVIAEMRNGDGSRQIQVARFKGLGEMEPEELWETTMDPSSRIMLQVGMEDAAVADALFSTLMGDDVEARREFIIQNAKDVRFLDV, encoded by the coding sequence TTGAGCGCAAGCGAGTACGGCGCCAGCGACATCACCGTCCTCGAAGGCCTCGAGGCGGTTCGTCTGCGACCCGGCATGTACATCGGCTCCACCGGATCGCGTGGGTTGCACCACCTGATCTACGAGGTCGTCGACAACTCCGTCGACGAGGCCATGGCCGGCCGCTGTTCGCGGATCGAGATCCGCCTGCTCGCCGACGGCGGTGCGCGTGTGTCCGACGACGGGCGCGGCATCCCCGTCGAGGAGCACAGCCAGGGCCGGTCGGCGCTCGAGGTGGTCCTGACGGTGCTGCACGCCGGGGGAAAGTTCGACAACAAGTCGTACGCGGTGTCCGGGGGCCTGCACGGGGTCGGGGTCTCGGTGGTCAACGCTCTGTCCTCCGAGCTGCTCGCGGAGGTGTACCGCGACGACCGGGCGTACCGGCAGACCTACCGCCAGGGGCTGCCCGCCGGTCCGATCGAGGACATGGGCCCCACGCCGGCCCGCGAGGACGGAGTCACCCTCACGGGGACCACGATCACGTTCTGGCCGGACCCCGAGATCTTCGAGTCGACCGAGTTCCACTGGGACACGATCACCACACGGTTCCGCGAGACCGCGTTCCTGACCGCGGGGCTCGAGATCCACATCGTCGACGAGCGGCCGCGTGAGCCCGACCCCGATGGCACCACGGGTGAGCTCGAGGCCGGGGAATCCGTCCCCGAGCCCCGCGAGCTGACGTACCGGTACGACGGGGGCCTTCGGGACTTCGTGGCCCACCTCAACGCCTCCCGGGAAGCGCTGCACCCCGAGATCGTGCACTTCTCCAACGCCGAGGAGTCGGAGCGGGGGCCTCAGGAGGTCGAGATCGCGCTGCAGTGGAACACGAGCTACAACGACTCGATCCACACGTTCGCGAACACGATCAACACGCAGGAGGGTGGCACGCACGAGGAGGGCTTCAAGAAGGCGCTCACGAGCGTGGTCAACCGCCAGGCCCGCGACCTGGGGATCATCGGCAACAAGGGCAAGGAGAAGGACCTCACGCTCACCGGCGAGGACATCCGCGAAGGACTGACCGCGATCATCTCGGTCAAGCTCTCCGACCCGCAGTTCGAAGGGCAGACGAAGACCAAACTCGGCAACACCGAGGTTCGAAGCTTCGTCGAGCGCACCTCGCACGAGCGCCTGCGCGACTGGTTCGCCGAGCACCCGAACGAGGCCCGCGCGATCGTGAACAAGGCGGTCCAGGGCGCTCGCGCCCGCCTCGCCGCCCGCCAGGCCCGCGAGCTCACCCGCCGGCGAGGCTTCCTCGACTCGGCCGGGTTGCCCGGCAAGCTCGCGGACTGCCAGCTCTCGGATCCCGAGGCCACCGAGCTGTTCGTCGTCGAGGGCGACAGCGCCGGGGGTTCGAGCAAGATGGCGCGTGATCGCGCGACCCAGGCGATCCTGCCGATCCGCGGGAAGATCCTGAACGTCGAGAAGGCGCGCCTCGGCAAGATCCTCGAGAACAAGGAGATCCAGGCGCTCATCACGGCGATCGGCACCGGCATCGGTGAGGACTTCGATCTTGCCAAGGCGCGCTATCACAAGATCGTGATGCTGATGGACGCCGACGTCGACGGTGCCCACATCCGCACGCTCGTGCTGACCTTCCTGTTCCGCCACATGCGCGAGCTCATCGACGCCGGCTACGTCTACATCGCGCAGCCGCCGCTCTACCAGATCCAGCCCAAGGGCGCGAAGTCCAAGGACAAGGTCCGGTACGCGTTCAGCGACGCGGAGCGCGATCGGGTGATCGCCGAGATGCGCAACGGCGACGGCAGCCGCCAGATCCAGGTCGCCCGCTTCAAGGGGCTCGGCGAGATGGAGCCCGAGGAGCTGTGGGAGACGACCATGGATCCGTCATCGCGGATCATGCTGCAGGTCGGCATGGAGGACGCCGCCGTCGCGGATGCGCTGTTCTCGACCCTGATGGGCGACGACGTCGAGGCGCGCCGGGAGTTCATCATCCAGAACGCCAAGGACGTGCGGTTCCTCGACGTCTAG
- a CDS encoding DUF721 domain-containing protein: protein MSTGDRPRRHRDHLGRDRLGDDADPEAGRRRLPGALADALEQVVRDHGWSERLQGARVHDVWETTVGGDLARHVQPLRLHGGVLVLQADSAVWATQVRYLTGDLTQRLNTALGAELVTKVHVTVLGDERSRRR from the coding sequence GTGAGCACCGGCGACCGGCCTCGCCGCCATCGGGACCATCTCGGGCGTGACCGGCTCGGCGACGACGCCGATCCGGAGGCGGGTCGCCGCCGGCTCCCGGGGGCATTGGCGGACGCCCTGGAGCAGGTGGTGCGCGACCACGGTTGGAGCGAGCGTCTCCAGGGCGCGCGCGTGCACGACGTGTGGGAGACCACGGTGGGTGGCGATCTCGCGCGCCACGTGCAGCCGTTGCGGTTGCACGGCGGCGTGCTCGTGCTGCAGGCGGACTCGGCCGTCTGGGCCACGCAAGTGCGCTATCTCACCGGCGATCTCACCCAGCGACTGAACACGGCATTGGGCGCTGAGCTGGTCACCAAGGTGCACGTCACCGTCCTCGGGGACGAGCGGTCGCGCCGCCGATGA